From a single Drosophila sulfurigaster albostrigata strain 15112-1811.04 chromosome 3, ASM2355843v2, whole genome shotgun sequence genomic region:
- the LOC133846463 gene encoding uncharacterized protein LOC133846463 codes for MLACYLKFLLPLALLHSVVGRVLMMPKFYGQDSAIIVDTDKAGLQSKLNPKLQNAFYYNIPVYKFFKPGAMMPTTTTTTTTTPAPIMSMDEYPSDLLYIARNKLGLKRMDQLPSLSELGELLGTGNAEETIKYIRALTSNDQGISLMKAYLGALDYDQSGGEEDESEVITQRKYNEDDNDTDNNSEVEADYAEVPLQQPKLEREESSLMQRVNEFMQQYGMWSEETTTTTTTKSPTVLPHKPTLRPLPYHYPIPLRAATSSVRTASTTTSTTTAATPQAPMPPHLNSPKVSPTASSSSVPVAPHIQQLAHIANIPPAVLDTFLQQQPKLAELAKRVSRLPLVQQHSKAIDGQLLVAVKKALSQDESLKRLLATSQTLK; via the coding sequence ATGCTCGCTTGTTACTTGAAGTTTCTGCTGCCGTTGGCTCTGCTGCACAGCGTCGTAGGACGCGTGCTAATGATGCCCAAATTCTATGGTCAAGACAGTGCGATAATTGTTGACACGGACAAAGCCGGACTACAGTCAAAGTTAAATCCCAAGTTACAGAATGCTTTCTACTACAACATTCCTGTCTACAAGTTCTTTAAACCGGGTGCAATGATgccaacaacgacgacgacgaccacAACGACACCAGCTCCCATCATGTCGATGGATGAATATCCCAGCGATTTGCTGTACATTGCACGCAATAAACTGGGCCTAAAGCGCATGGATCAGTTGCCCAGTCTCAGTGAACTGGGCGAATTACTGGGCACCGGCAACGCTGAGGAGACCATTAAATACATACGCGCGCTAACCTCCAACGATCAGGGTATCTCGCTTATGAAAGCGTATTTGGGTGCGCTGGACTATGATCAATCTGGAGGAGAGGAGGACGAATCCGAAGTAATAACGCAGCGCAAATACAATGAAGATGACAATGACACTGACAACAACTCGGAAGTTGAAGCTGATTATGCTGAAGTGCCGCTGCAGCAACCAAAACTGGAGCGCGAGGAGAGCAGTCTGATGCAACGTGTCAATGAATTCATGCAGCAATATGGGATGTGGTCCGaggagacaacaacaacaacgacaaccaaaTCTCCAACTGTTCTGCCCCACAAGCCGACGCTACGTCCGTTGCCTTATCATTATCCCATTCCATTGCGTGCCGCAACCTCAAGTGTGAGGACTGCAAGCACCACCACGAGCACGACTACAGCAGCAACGCCACAAGCGCCAATGCCACCGCATCTCAACTCGCCCAAGGTGTCGCCCACTGCCTCCTCTTCCTCCGTACCTGTTGCGCCTCATATTCAACAGCTCGCCCATATTGCCAACATCCCGCCTGCTGTGTTGGATACGTTTCTACAGCAGCAACCCAAGCTAGCCGAGTTGGCCAAGCGAGTGAGCCGCCTGCCTCTGGTGCAACAGCATAGCAAAGCAATTGATGGACAACTCCTGGTGGCTGTAAAAAAAGCGCTTTCGCAGGATGAGAGTCTAAAGCGTTTGCTAGCAACATCACAGACATTGAAGTAG
- the LOC133846464 gene encoding grpE protein homolog, mitochondrial, with product MATKAALPFEMMAKRFGTLKSLAGVESLSFLRPAQTTVQLRHGYSTEKQPADEQAAKSESPEIEKLTKELAAAKEQNAELLDKYKRSLADSENMRNRLNKQISDAKIFGIQSFCKDLLEVADTLGHATQAVPQEKLSGNADLKNLFEGLSMTRASLLQVFKRHGLEPIDPIKQKFNPNMHEALFQKEDSTVEPNTVVEVTKLGYTLHERCIRPALVGVSK from the exons atggcaacaaaagcagctTTACCTTTTGAGATGATGGCAAAACGGTTTGGTACCCTCAAGTCTCTGGCTGGCGTAGAAAGTCTGAG CTTTTTGAGACCGGCACAGACAACAGTCCAGCTGCGACATGGATACAGCACAGAGAAGCAGCCAGCAGATGAACAGGCAGCCAAATCAGAGTCACCGGAAATAGAGAAGCTGACCAAAGAGCTGGCAGCAGCCAAAGAGCAAAATGCCGAGCTCCTCGACAAATACAAGCGTTCGCTAGCTGATAGCGAAAATATGCGCAATCGGCTGAATAAACAGATTAGCGATGCCAAGATTTTCGGCATACAAAGTTTCTGCAAGGATCTGCTGGAAGTGGCCGATACTCTGGGTCATGCCACACAAGCAGTCCCACAAGAAAAA CTTAGTGGTAATGCTGATCTGAAGAACCTCTTCGAGGGACTGAGCATGACACGCGCCTCGTTGCTACAGGTGTTCAAGCGACATGGGCTAGAGCCAATTGATCCCATCAAGCAGAAATTTAATCCCAATATGCACGAAGCGCTGTTCCAAAAAGAGGACTCCACAGTGGAACCCAATACCGTGGTGGAGGTGACCAAACTAGGCTATACGCTGCACGAGCGTTGCATACGTCCCGCCCTCGTCGGTGTGTCCAAATGA
- the LOC133846462 gene encoding LOW QUALITY PROTEIN: NAD kinase (The sequence of the model RefSeq protein was modified relative to this genomic sequence to represent the inferred CDS: deleted 2 bases in 2 codons): protein MREEDLQLALQMVDDNEGETAPTSPGNSPKPLRKTRVMDISERRKQFRRTRSLNAPSPFQQFGPCGRIMKNSAMVMQIQDPASQRLTWYKPPLTVLVIKKVSDASVLAPFVQLVTWLLQEKNMVVWVESAVLEDSQLNEVAQFRDIRDKLVTFKDGRDDLTDRIDFIVCLGGDGTLLYASLLFQQSVPPVMAFHLGSLGFLTPFRFDSFQEQLTSVLEGHAALTLRSRLRCVTHRKSDKRNQSKHADADPDDHLNAAHKSILVLNEVVIDRGPSPYLSNIDLFLDGKYITSVQGDGLIVSTPTGSTAYAVAAGASMIHPSVPAIMVTPICPHSLSFRPIVVPAGVELKISVSPESRNTSWVSFDGRNRQELFHGDSLRVTTSIYPMPSICAQDQISDWFASLADGLHWNVRKRQKCLDELSDLTASGSEDTFDEFENLKLYDV from the exons ATGCGGGAGGAAGATCTACAATTGGCGCTTCAAATGGTTGATGATAATGAGGGCGAAACTGCACCCACATCGCCGGGAAATTCACCAAAGCCTTTAAGAAAAACTCGTGTCATGGATATCTCAGAGAGACGTAAACAATTTCG gCGAACACGCAGTTTGAATGCGCCATCGCCATTCCAGCAGTTTGGTCCATGTGGTCGCATAATGAAGAACTCCGCGATGGTTATGCAAATCCAGGATCCTGCAAGCCAGCGTCTGACATGGTACAAGCCACCGCTCACTGTGTTGGTAATCAAAAAAGTGAGCGATGCTTCGGTTCTGGCGCCTTTTGTGCAACTCGTCACTTGGTTGCTGCAAGAGAAGAATATGGTCGTCTGGGTAGAATCTGCAGTGCTGGAAGACTCACAACTCAACGAGGTGGCGCAATTTCGGGATATTCGCGACAAACTGGTCACCTTCAA aGATGGACGTGACGATCTCACCGATCGTATTGACTTTATAGTCTGTCTCGGCGGAGACGGGACATTACTGTACGCTTCGCTGCTTTTCCAGCAATCGGTACCACCGGTCATGGCGTTCCACTTGGGTTCGTTGGGCTTTCTGACACCCTTTCGCTTCGATAGCTTCCAGGAGCAGCTCACCAGTGTCCTGGAAGGCCATGCTGCACTTACGCTGCGCAGTCGCTTGCGCTGCGTTACGCATCGGAAGAGTGACAAACGAAATCAATCCAAACATGCGGATGCAGACCCGGATGATCATTTGAATGCCGCTCATAAAAGCATTTTAGTATTAAATGAAGTTGTTATTGATCGTGGACCATCCCCGTATTTAAGCAATATCGATCTGTTTCTGGATGGCAAGTACATTACATCGGTTCAGGGTGACGGTCTCATTGTTTCGACACCCACGGGCAGTACAGCTTATGCAGTGGCCGCTGGTGCTTCAATGATTCATCCCTCTGTGCCTGCGATTATGGTAACGCCAATCTGCCCACATTCGCTGAGCTTCCGACCCATTGTGGTACCTGCTGGTGTGGAGTTGAAG ATTTCAGTTTCGCCCGAGAGCCGCAATACTTCCTGGGTCAGTTTTGATGGCCGCAATCGTCAAGAACTCTTTCATGGTGACAGCCTGCGAGTCACCACCTCTATTTAT CCAATGCCAAGTATTTGCGCACAAGATCAAATATCCGACTGGTTCGCATCGCTGGCCGATGGACTTCATTGGAATGTACGAAAGCGTCAA AAATGCCTTGACGAGCTGTCTGATCTAACAGCATCCGGATCTGAGGACACTTTCGATGAGTTTGAGAATCTAAAGTTGTATGATGTGTAA